ATAGACCACTTTAGTGTGAAACCTAGACCAATTTGAATGTAGATATGTCAAGTTAGTAGCATGATTTGGAAAAAAGATCAGGAGTATCTAGAATGGGAGATGACGTAACTTGATGAGATCTATTGTCAAAGAGGAGGAAAATGTCTTGAATACTCTTATTAAGATTCGAAAAGTGAGAGTCCATAAATATATGTGAAATTTCTAGTAGGTAGACCTCCCATTGAAGTGGATCATGTAGACATGAAGAACTATATTACAAGGAATATATAGAAGctcttatagaaaaaaatttaaactTCGATAAATCAATAGGTGAGGAGGTGTCAAAATGTTTTTCAAATAAGAAAGCCACATATCCTCAACCTTACATGGGCTATCAAGAGGAGGAGAATTAATAGAACTGTCATACATATGTAAAAGATAATCCTAGGAAACATTGCATTTATATGAAGAATCATAATCTCCATATAGTTATTAGATGAAGGTCCAAGAAGTAAAAAAGATCTTAGTGTACTCAATATGATGTATaactgttagacaattcaaataaccggaagacaattgagaggggggggggggtaaatcagttgtcacagattaccaaaaccattagcaatttaaactttaatacctgaatccaaaacattaatatcggaatggcagataaaccaattaagaataaacaataatcacagaataaataccatccacataacaccaagatttgtacatggaaaacttggtaaaggcaaaaaccatggtgggaagcctacccacagtcaaataatacttctgcaataagtatgtgaatgtgaattacaatgaaggggcttgcacttgcaagaaggccaacaacctagagcacactgctcatcacaaaaggagcctcactgactacataaaaatccagactagaATTTGgaggtgttgaactgcaaaagatagcatctcctatgcctaagtacagttccggttaagctcaatatcagatgactaaatcctcttacatgaacccaatttgatctccaatgattgaccaactcctatgcctgaatgatattacattattcgcacattacattccttgaccatgacctctaacaataaccatgatgatctacagtgagatcttacatctatatatacaaaccctcgaccataaacaatcaggtcgaccaccagataataaaccaattacataattataaaacatgttgtccttagaccaaacaaataatatcaacacataagacatccaagaaatacatcaataggtcttatccacactttatattaaagtcggtccataacctagatcaaccaggacccagtataggtcaaaacgcttcagcaatgatctccatccaccaagtctcgaacatgatcaccaacagcatcctgaaactccatcagaagcaacaccaacaccacttatttaattcatcaaatatccccaccaaaagctctgtcagtgaaacccttgcgggaaccagaaaccaagcttctaagtgaacaggatagcatccgatcaccagaccaaaaccaactaaccaaatatgagcatgagtatcatgaacaagctaattccatcaccagactataccagagcctattggatcatgtaggatccaagttaactagaaaccactcaacctaccgggaccagaagggtgtcgataaagcatccaagcatctagtgttggcatcaatgacaaaacaccaatgtaacacataatcaattccaccaaatggccaacaataacaTCCTTAGAGAAAACACTTGTCACTAACCATATAATTCTTAAACCATGCACAGCTCTATTCACAACCACTTGGTTTATGATAAAGTTCAAGGGGATAGGCTAATAGAGcctaaaaaatgaaatgatatggcATACCTTACTTCTCGAACAAATAGTCTCTATATTTAGGCTAAAAAATATATGGTTAAACCCCCCAAAATGAAACTTTATCTTTAGTTCATTGTTACACATTTCCTATGTATAATCTCCCTAAGACTAGTACATTAGATTTATACTTTATAATTTTAGGACACAAACATTAGAAACCCCCTAAATTAATCAATTTTAGCACTTTAGTTGCTCAAGAACTCTCCAACATGTATAATGTTTAGTTGTTTATGTTAGTACCATTGGAATGTAATATTCTAGATTTAATTCATTTTTATAGGGGACAAAAGTAGCCAAAGTATTAGAAATATTTTAAGATTATGAAATAGAAATGAATAATCTACAAACTATGTACAACTAAAATaatgacatttaaaaaaaaaaatatcactTAAAAAAAACTCATTTATGAAAATTATAAATAATTGATGATCCAAAAACCATTTTAGCTAGAAAAATCACTTGAAAAATTAAAGTTTTCAAATCAATATGCATCAAATTAAGAAGCCACTAAAGAACATGAAATTCTACttcaaataaaaaatttacatGACTAAGAATGGGCCTCAAAAATCACTTACATTATCTTTTACAGTATTTTCAATTAGAATTCGCTCACATTATCATTGTAATCACCATCATCATATTCTTCCTCGTCATCAACATAGTCAACCAGATCATCATAATCAATACTATCACTGTCCTCAAAATCATCGTCCAAAAACTCATTATTGTTAACAAGCATACCATGCCGCAATTCTTGAGCATATTCACTATTGTCAACGTATAGTTGAGCAGATAGGCTTTGCATTATGTGGAGGGTTTTCCTTTCTTCTCCTGCTTTCACTCCTATTAAATACGCCTTCCTTATTTTACAGGATTTGGGCATCCAGGACTCATATTTTGAGAGCCTTTCTTCATTAACCACGCACGTATATATCATGGAATATATCAACGTATTTTCAAAACAGAGAGATAGATGTCTTAGGCAAAAATACGAATCAAGGATAATATTGCTCCCATTACAAATATCGCTCCTTGTGTGAGGAGACCCATAAAGCAAAGCGAAAAAGATGAAGGTGGTGAGAGAATGTTGGGTTTTATGAAAGGAATGGATCATCTCCTCTACTTGTTCCTTACTATTTCCCTCCCAATCTGTTTCACAAAAAGCATCCGCCATAGACAATGCGTTGCCAATTTTATCTGTGCTAAAATATGACATGGGTGATCTGAATCTGACGCCTTCCTCATCTTCGATTAAATTAGGCATCTTCGATCTCCCCACTAGGATTGTAAGCTCCCACGGCAATCTCTGAAAACACAGTACTCTCGCTAAATTATTTTCAACATTATATATGAAAAACAGGAAACAGAAACTTTAGAaatagttttgcaaaagttccaaAAAATCGCAAAAGAACAACTAAATGTAAAGGAAATAATAGACAACTAATGAGTAAGAATACATGTTTTCATTGAATACCTGCAACCTGTTAACGCAACTCATAATAGGACTATCTGCAATAATCATCTCCTTCAGTCCTTTCAATTTTTCAATGCCCTTTATATTCTGCAGTTTGAGACAATTAGCAATGATAATGCTCTCCAGGCATATCAAAAATTCAATGCCTTTTATGTTCTGCAGACTTGGACAATCCCCAATGAAGATTCTCTTCAACCTCCTCAATTCTTTCCAACAAATTACACCCCGCAGCTGTGTACATTCCTGAATCCAGATTCTCTTCAATCCCTTCAAGTTTTCAATAGCTTTTACACTCTTTAGCTCTGGACAATAAGAAATCCAGATCCTCTTCAATCCCTTCAATGTTTCAATAGCTGATATATCCTGCAGATTCCGACAGCGGCTAATGTAGATCCTCTTGAGACAACTGAAACACCCAAAATTTGGCAACTCTCTCATATTCCAGCATAATTTTATGCGGAACATTTCAAGTTTTGACAGATCATTACCCAATACTTTTCTCAACCTTCTACATTTCAACAACACCAGACATTCCAGTGTGGTTACCCCTGTTAGATTCACTTCAATTAGATCTTTCATAGAATAAAGCTTAAGAGACTTAAGGGTGGGACAGAACTGTCCACTAATTGAGACCTTTGTTGTTTCCAATGCACCACACAGAGCTATGGCTTCAAGGCTTCTCATATGGAACCGATCATCAGTTGTCTCTCCCCTGTTGCTTAAAACAATTTCCCCTTCTATCTTAAAGGATGTCAACTCTAAAGTTTTCAGATTGGTAAGTTCCCTTACAGATTTTAGCAAGGAGTTCCATTCAATATTCCACTCTAAGAATTTAGATCCAAATTCTAAGCGCAGACTTTTCACATGCTTGAACCTTCCAAGCGAACTCACCAGCTCATTTAAATCGTTCACAAACATATCGTGATTGGAGTCTGAAAAACACGTCTCCTGGAAGCTGCAATATAGCTCTTTAAACTTGAGTGGAACCTGGAATTTAGAGTCACTTTGTTTCAAATTGTTGTTTTTGATTGATAACAAGTCATGAAAAAATTAACTATTTGCTGATGCTAACAAAATTTGATTTTTGACGAACAGGAAGCATATACCTGGTCTTCCCTTTGCGACAATCCCGCAGGTGATACTCCTTCAAGACTTAAGGTGTGCAAATTTTGTAGAGGAATCCATTCAGGAATAAACGGATGATATCCATGATAAGAGTGAAGTTGAATCCATTGTAAATTAGTTGATGTCTTTGAACTCTCTAGAAAATATGCCATATAAAGACCAGATTCCTCAATATGACTGGAACATCTGAAACTTATTGCTACGGGCTCCGTTAGGATGTTTTGCAATCCCTTGATGTTCTGGATTCCAACCTAAAATCAAAATTTCTTTATAGTTAGAAAATGTTCATTCTAGGATAATCGTAAATGTTCTATCAGCTTACAGAAAATAAACCAGATCCAACTAGGAGAATGAATTCAAGGCCACAGAAGAAACATACAAGATCTTCAGGACGCCACAGCCGACGAGGATGAGTCATTTCATTATCTGCCATTTCTCTTCCCAAGTCTTGGAGGTGGTCATGCATTACCAATACAAATGCTGGCTCAAATGCATATTTTTGATAGGTATTTCCCAAATCAAGACAAAATTGCTCTTCAACAAGGCACTTGTCTTTGAGGGTCTGAAGTCCATATTCGGCTCTCCAGCCCGAAGCCTTCCATATACTGATGGCCTGGCTTACCTTTTTTCCTATGAAAAAGCACGCTATATCCATAAAGATCTGCTTTTCATCCTCTTCTAGAGCATCATAGCTTATTTTAAGCGTGTGTTTTATGTCTCTGTGTAGTTTTGCCTCCTTAACAACATCTAATTGTATGCTCCAATAAGCCTTGTCACTACCAAAAACATGCCCGCCCATAACTTGAAGAGCAAGAGGTAAACCTCTGCACTCTTGGACAAAGCTGTCCACCATATTCTCAAATCCGCTTTTACAAGATTGTCTATGAAACGCATGCCAGCAGAAGAGCTCTCTGCTATGCTCTGCATTCATTGCTTTCATCTTATAACGGACTCTAACTCCAGCTTGTATAAGAAGCCTCTCGTCACGAGTTGTGACAATAATCAAACTGTTCTGATTGAGAGAATCTATGGATAACAGGGCATCTAACTGCTTCTGATGATCAACATCATCTATAACTACAAGGAACTTTGATTCTGGACTCTTTTCAAGGTTATCCTTGATAGCAGCGATTCCATCTTCTATGCTTAGAAATTTATGATGATTTTCATGGAACAAATCATGGAGAAGTTTACCTTGCAATGAAGTCAGTTCATCTTTGACATCATTTTCCCGCACATCAAACAGAATAGTTGATCCACTAAATTTTGAATGTTTGTGATTGAACAAATATTTGGCGAGAGTGGTCTTGCCAGACCCTCCCATTCCAAAGATGCCAATTATTTTATCTCTCATCTGCCCATTTCTTTGACAATGGCTGTGgaaatctttcacaatctcatcaagTCCCACCTCATATTTTGCAACTTGAAAAGGATTTTTTCTCTTTTGCTTCTCCTTAATCACAGCGTACACAACGTCATCACACAGCTTGTTCGGATCGCTGAAAAGAGGAAAAGAATAAAAATGTAATTAAAATGAGGGTGTAAGTAATTGaggttattttttaatttataaaattaaaaacttTTATTGAACCAAAAAAAAACCCTAGAGGCCGG
This genomic stretch from Cryptomeria japonica chromosome 8, Sugi_1.0, whole genome shotgun sequence harbors:
- the LOC131064564 gene encoding disease resistance protein Roq1, whose product is MASTSAFGQGEQKRNPFLALEPPNEKIKSSVTPKRYDVFINHRGPDVKTTLARQLYDSLQQAGIQGYLDDPETELGDYFPSAIKNAISSATVHIAILSPRYAESAWCLAELVLMFQTRARIIPLFYHVQPSDFRYIKNGVADAFSKHEEKGRYPRHDIQQWKECLQNVSGIKGYELNGQNDDPNKLCDDVVYAVIKEKQKRKNPFQVAKYEVGLDEIVKDFHSHCQRNGQMRDKIIGIFGMGGSGKTTLAKYLFNHKHSKFSGSTILFDVRENDVKDELTSLQGKLLHDLFHENHHKFLSIEDGIAAIKDNLEKSPESKFLVVIDDVDHQKQLDALLSIDSLNQNSLIIVTTRDERLLIQAGVRVRYKMKAMNAEHSRELFCWHAFHRQSCKSGFENMVDSFVQECRGLPLALQVMGGHVFGSDKAYWSIQLDVVKEAKLHRDIKHTLKISYDALEEDEKQIFMDIACFFIGKKVSQAISIWKASGWRAEYGLQTLKDKCLVEEQFCLDLGNTYQKYAFEPAFVLVMHDHLQDLGREMADNEMTHPRRLWRPEDLVGIQNIKGLQNILTEPVAISFRCSSHIEESGLYMAYFLESSKTSTNLQWIQLHSYHGYHPFIPEWIPLQNLHTLSLEGVSPAGLSQREDQVPLKFKELYCSFQETCFSDSNHDMFVNDLNELVSSLGRFKHVKSLRLEFGSKFLEWNIEWNSLLKSVRELTNLKTLELTSFKIEGEIVLSNRGETTDDRFHMRSLEAIALCGALETTKVSISGQFCPTLKSLKLYSMKDLIEVNLTGVTTLECLVLLKCRRLRKVLGNDLSKLEMFRIKLCWNMRELPNFGCFSCLKRIYISRCRNLQDISAIETLKGLKRIWISYCPELKSVKAIENLKGLKRIWIQECTQLRGVICWKELRRLKRIFIGDCPSLQNIKGIEFLICLESIIIANCLKLQNIKGIEKLKGLKEMIIADSPIMSCVNRLQRLPWELTILVGRSKMPNLIEDEEGVRFRSPMSYFSTDKIGNALSMADAFCETDWEGNSKEQVEEMIHSFHKTQHSLTTFIFFALLYGSPHTRSDICNGSNIILDSYFCLRHLSLCFENTLIYSMIYTCVVNEERLSKYESWMPKSCKIRKAYLIGVKAGEERKTLHIMQSLSAQLYVDNSEYAQELRHGMLVNNNEFLDDDFEDSDSIDYDDLVDYVDDEEEYDDGDYNDNVSEF